One Pirellulales bacterium DNA window includes the following coding sequences:
- the prfB gene encoding peptide chain release factor 2 (programmed frameshift) — translation MEREFIDRAAALHDRILQLRDSLDYATKQSQVAAIEQRMAAADFWNSQERAQATVAELKGLNGVLKPLDEALRADAELATLVEMGQEDESFVPELRAVLERTEKQVDDLAIKSLLNGPHDGNPAILAINARDGGTDANDWAEMLLRMYIQWAQKQGYSVELLDRQDDGVAGIQSAAIAVRGPMAYGYLKGETGMHRLVRISPFNAEGKRQTSFAAVDVSPEIAEDAEIELRDEDIREDVFRASGAGGQHVNKTSSAIRLTHFPSGIVVQCQNERSQHKNRATAIKMLRARLARMQEEKREAELATKYKSQAKTGFGSQIRNYFLHPDQRVKDQRTGHYVGSFQSVLDGNIQGFLDAYLQWRVADKPAAAKSAADDE, via the exons ATGGAACGAGAATTCATCGATCGCGCCGCCGCCCTTCACGACCGAATCCTGCAACTGCGGGATTCTCTT GACTACGCCACCAAGCAATCTCAGGTTGCCGCAATCGAGCAGCGGATGGCGGCGGCAGACTTCTGGAATAGCCAAGAGCGGGCCCAGGCCACGGTTGCCGAATTGAAGGGGCTTAACGGCGTGCTCAAGCCGCTCGACGAGGCGCTTCGCGCCGATGCCGAGCTAGCGACGCTCGTCGAGATGGGGCAGGAAGACGAGAGCTTCGTCCCCGAGCTGCGCGCCGTGCTCGAGCGCACCGAGAAGCAAGTCGATGACCTGGCAATCAAGTCGCTACTGAATGGCCCGCACGACGGCAACCCCGCGATCCTCGCGATCAACGCCCGCGACGGCGGCACCGACGCCAACGACTGGGCCGAGATGCTGCTGCGGATGTACATCCAATGGGCGCAGAAGCAGGGCTACTCGGTCGAGCTGCTCGATCGGCAGGACGACGGCGTGGCCGGGATTCAAAGCGCGGCGATCGCCGTTCGCGGCCCGATGGCCTATGGCTATTTGAAAGGCGAAACCGGCATGCACCGGCTGGTGCGGATCAGCCCGTTCAACGCCGAAGGGAAGCGGCAGACGAGCTTCGCGGCCGTCGACGTCTCGCCGGAGATCGCCGAAGACGCGGAGATCGAATTGCGCGACGAGGACATCCGCGAGGACGTGTTCCGTGCTAGCGGGGCGGGCGGCCAGCATGTGAACAAGACCTCGAGCGCGATCCGGCTCACGCACTTCCCCAGCGGGATCGTCGTGCAATGCCAGAACGAGCGGAGCCAGCACAAGAATCGAGCGACCGCGATCAAGATGCTCCGTGCCCGCCTCGCGCGGATGCAAGAGGAGAAGCGCGAAGCGGAGCTGGCGACGAAATACAAGAGCCAGGCCAAGACCGGCTTCGGCTCGCAGATTCGCAACTATTTCCTCCATCCCGATCAGCGCGTGAAGGACCAGCGCACGGGTCATTACGTCGGCAGTTTCCAGAGCGTGCTGGATGGCAACATCCAAGGCTTCCTGGATGCCTATCTTCAATGGCGCGTCGCCGACAAACCGGCGGCCGCCAAATCGGCGGCGGACGATGAATAG
- a CDS encoding secondary thiamine-phosphate synthase enzyme YjbQ, with protein MAWFQRRIQLWQRSRGFHLITGEVVAALPELKQIRVGLLHVFIQHTSASLSINENADPDAPADLESSFNALAPEDFPHRHTCEGPDDMPAHVKASLLGSSLTIPVHDGQLALGTWQGIYLCEHRNRASRRSLVLTLQGDAT; from the coding sequence ATGGCGTGGTTTCAACGGCGGATTCAGTTGTGGCAGCGGTCGAGAGGGTTTCATCTGATCACCGGCGAGGTGGTGGCCGCGCTGCCGGAACTCAAACAGATTCGCGTCGGGCTGCTGCACGTGTTCATTCAGCACACCTCGGCGTCGCTCTCGATCAACGAGAACGCCGATCCCGACGCGCCGGCCGATTTGGAGTCGTCATTCAACGCCCTGGCGCCGGAGGATTTCCCGCATCGGCACACCTGCGAAGGCCCAGATGACATGCCGGCCCACGTGAAGGCCTCGCTCCTGGGCAGCTCGCTAACGATTCCCGTTCACGATGGCCAATTGGCGCTCGGCACTTGGCAAGGAATCTATCTCTGCGAGCATCGCAACCGCGCCTCGCGCCGCAGCCTGGTGCTGACGTTGCAGGGCGACGCGACCTGA
- a CDS encoding EAL domain-containing protein, which translates to MWFLCGRTSEAEPVRYVPVHSSPFVIGRRANCGLQLACSTVSSAHAEFIDKGATAAICDLGSTNGTFVNGKRVTSEVEVVSEDLIQFATQAFRVLKQDSSTNTATACEDVRDQAMSLVLFDRLITERAVIPFYQPIVDLRTMAIEGVEVLCRSRLTGLETPLKMFSVAAQLDQEARLSQTVRWTACNEMMGLPKPPHLFMNTHPIEIREPGLIESIKLLRAAAPSQPMTLEIHEAAVTDVVQMRRLSEELKSVNVRLAFDDFGAGQARIAELTAVHPDYLKFDISLIRNIHRATPEHQQMVAHLVKMVRSLGILALAEGVELEEEAALCKELGFDLAQGFYFGRPAPMKRVPPSGE; encoded by the coding sequence ATGTGGTTTCTATGTGGGCGGACCAGCGAGGCGGAGCCGGTTCGTTATGTGCCGGTCCATTCGAGCCCGTTCGTGATCGGACGCCGGGCAAATTGCGGACTTCAATTGGCGTGCTCGACGGTCTCGAGCGCCCACGCGGAGTTTATCGACAAGGGGGCGACCGCGGCGATCTGCGATCTGGGGAGCACGAACGGCACGTTCGTCAATGGAAAGCGCGTGACGTCGGAAGTCGAAGTGGTGTCCGAAGACTTGATCCAGTTTGCAACTCAAGCGTTTCGAGTGCTGAAGCAAGACAGCTCGACCAATACGGCCACGGCTTGCGAAGACGTCCGCGATCAGGCGATGTCGCTGGTTCTCTTCGATCGTTTGATCACGGAACGAGCGGTGATCCCGTTTTATCAGCCGATCGTCGATCTGCGGACCATGGCGATCGAAGGCGTCGAGGTGTTGTGCCGAAGCCGTCTGACCGGCCTGGAAACGCCGCTGAAGATGTTTTCCGTGGCCGCCCAACTCGACCAGGAGGCGCGGCTCAGCCAGACGGTTCGCTGGACGGCCTGCAACGAAATGATGGGCCTTCCCAAGCCTCCCCATCTGTTCATGAACACCCATCCGATCGAGATTCGCGAGCCGGGACTGATCGAATCGATCAAGCTGCTGCGTGCCGCCGCCCCTTCCCAGCCCATGACCTTGGAGATCCATGAAGCGGCAGTGACCGACGTCGTTCAAATGCGAAGGCTCAGCGAAGAACTCAAGAGCGTGAATGTCCGTTTGGCATTCGACGACTTCGGCGCCGGCCAGGCCCGGATCGCGGAGTTGACGGCCGTTCATCCCGATTATCTCAAATTCGACATCTCGTTGATTCGCAACATCCATCGCGCGACGCCCGAACACCAGCAGATGGTGGCCCATCTTGTGAAGATGGTGCGCAGCTTGGGAATTCTCGCGTTGGCCGAGGGCGTGGAACTCGAAGAAGAAGCTGCTCTCTGCAAGGAGTTGGGCTTCGATCTGGCCCAAGGATTCTACTTTGGAAGGCCTGCGCCGATGAAACGCGTGCCGCCCTCGGGCGAATAA
- a CDS encoding prenyltransferase/squalene oxidase repeat-containing protein has product MSSSRVLSGGLPERSAVVAAEERERMEAGIDLFAMATVAGVATEHPPPIETIAEVESTTAGESEIDSPINNGMTPRLPADAPEPTVDEGLWAECFAWMRANVHWYAVSFVVHLIIFAALLFILGRFRLDVTDNSGMFQPVDDELALKGRLHNIEIPSGAPEDPTELNADVLLSPEIRPVTAENNDDSTTFRKEGGGRAMDSDAALVGGAGGFTVRAPGPGPLVAGAGGIGAERGTSDRLGNGGSGEGFAGRGKGRRDAMLRLGGGTRDTEAAVAAALNWFYRHRNANGSWSLSRFAAHCSGTACTGPGTADSDSAATALAVLPFLAAGETHKSRGPYQDAVKQALYFLIRRQAANGDLSGGTGHQMYAHALASLALCEAYGMTNDQKIGDAAQRAVFFIEAAQNRTTGGWRYVPGEDGDTSVLGWQMMALRSAQLAGLAVNTLTMENAKKWLAVVSKGHYNGLYSYQPYKEATPTMTAIGMLSWQYLGMRPDTREMIEGRQYLMDHLPDNRARSTYYWYYATQAMHNMLGSDWDTWNRRMRRTLLEAQCREGCAAGSWDPELPTLDAWSEQGGRILTTSFSTLSLEVYYRYLPLYNLHPSASDGPPPPINAADEGR; this is encoded by the coding sequence ATGTCTAGTTCGCGCGTGCTATCGGGCGGTCTTCCTGAGCGGTCCGCGGTCGTGGCGGCGGAAGAGCGCGAGAGGATGGAGGCCGGCATTGATCTGTTCGCCATGGCAACGGTCGCAGGAGTCGCGACCGAGCATCCCCCACCGATCGAGACCATTGCGGAAGTCGAGTCGACAACGGCGGGTGAGTCAGAAATCGATTCACCGATTAACAATGGCATGACGCCGAGACTTCCCGCCGACGCGCCGGAGCCGACCGTCGACGAAGGACTGTGGGCCGAATGCTTCGCTTGGATGCGGGCCAATGTTCATTGGTACGCGGTCAGTTTCGTCGTCCACCTGATTATATTCGCAGCACTGCTCTTTATCTTGGGACGATTTCGGTTGGACGTGACCGACAATTCGGGCATGTTTCAGCCGGTAGATGACGAGCTGGCTTTGAAGGGCCGATTACACAACATCGAAATCCCCAGCGGGGCGCCCGAAGACCCGACCGAATTGAATGCCGACGTGCTGCTGTCGCCGGAGATTCGCCCCGTGACAGCGGAAAACAACGACGACTCCACGACGTTCCGGAAAGAGGGAGGCGGGCGGGCGATGGATTCCGACGCGGCCCTGGTTGGCGGCGCCGGCGGTTTCACGGTGCGTGCGCCGGGCCCCGGGCCGTTGGTCGCGGGCGCCGGCGGCATCGGCGCCGAGCGCGGCACTTCCGATCGCCTCGGCAATGGCGGATCGGGGGAAGGGTTTGCCGGCCGCGGCAAGGGGCGTCGCGACGCCATGTTGCGGCTGGGAGGTGGCACGAGGGACACGGAAGCAGCCGTCGCCGCCGCGCTCAACTGGTTCTATCGGCATCGCAACGCCAACGGAAGCTGGAGCTTGTCGCGATTCGCCGCCCATTGCTCGGGAACCGCTTGCACCGGTCCGGGCACCGCCGACTCCGATTCCGCCGCCACTGCGCTGGCGGTGCTTCCTTTTCTCGCGGCCGGCGAGACACACAAGAGCCGAGGGCCGTATCAAGACGCCGTGAAGCAGGCCCTCTATTTCTTAATACGTCGGCAAGCGGCGAACGGCGATCTTTCCGGCGGCACAGGTCACCAAATGTATGCCCATGCGTTGGCGTCGCTCGCGCTTTGCGAAGCCTATGGCATGACCAACGACCAGAAGATTGGCGACGCCGCTCAGCGGGCCGTGTTCTTCATCGAGGCGGCCCAAAACCGCACGACCGGCGGCTGGCGGTATGTGCCCGGCGAAGACGGCGATACCTCGGTTCTCGGTTGGCAGATGATGGCGCTGCGGAGCGCGCAGTTGGCCGGCTTGGCCGTGAACACGCTCACGATGGAGAATGCCAAGAAATGGCTCGCGGTCGTCTCGAAGGGGCATTACAACGGACTCTACTCCTATCAGCCTTATAAGGAAGCCACGCCGACGATGACGGCCATTGGCATGCTCTCCTGGCAGTATTTGGGGATGCGGCCCGACACTCGGGAAATGATCGAAGGACGGCAATACCTGATGGACCACCTGCCGGACAACCGCGCCCGCAGCACCTACTATTGGTATTACGCCACGCAGGCGATGCACAACATGCTCGGCTCGGATTGGGACACCTGGAATCGGCGGATGCGGCGGACATTGCTCGAAGCGCAGTGCCGCGAAGGCTGCGCCGCGGGAAGCTGGGACCCGGAACTTCCGACGCTCGATGCCTGGAGCGAGCAAGGGGGCCGGATTCTCACCACCAGCTTCTCGACGCTCTCGCTTGAGGTTTACTACCGCTACCTGCCGCTTTACAATCTGCACCCAAGCGCAAGCGACGGCCCGCCGCCGCCGATTAACGCGGCCGATGAGGGCCGATAG
- a CDS encoding DUF4038 domain-containing protein yields the protein MGQTARQLRGVVLLLVVGATTAAAADSPYPLKIGPTGRYLVDRHGQPFLIAGESPQAMMVNVSEEDAELFFKNRQAHGFNAAWINLICAKYTGGREDASTFDGLHPFKAVNDFSEPNEAYFARCDRIIQVAAKYDTLVMLDPAETGSFLEVMQKNGAEKCRAYGRYLGKRYKDFDNLLWFHGNDYVQDTAENDKLAIAIALGIKDLDDRHLHTIEIDWKGNWSTSLVNERWAPLVGLSAAYTYKPVYLPLLADYNRKTEHRVPTFMVESSYEFENVAHIKFGDPHQLRLEEYTSNLCGSTGQLYGNKYTWPFLAGWKEQLDTPGAVQMKYVQSLFEPRAWYDLVPDQEHKLLTEGFGRFGEFDYAAAARTPDGRLAMAYIPDRRTVTVDMSLLAGPTIARWYDPAAGKFHDIAGSPLANRGTHQFTTPGENADGKGNEDWVLVLEAEKAK from the coding sequence ATGGGGCAGACTGCGCGTCAATTAAGAGGCGTCGTCCTCTTGCTTGTCGTCGGCGCGACGACTGCCGCGGCGGCTGATTCGCCATATCCGCTAAAGATCGGGCCGACCGGGCGATATCTGGTCGATCGCCACGGCCAGCCGTTTCTGATCGCCGGCGAGTCGCCGCAAGCGATGATGGTCAACGTATCCGAGGAAGACGCGGAACTATTCTTCAAAAACCGCCAGGCGCACGGCTTCAACGCCGCCTGGATCAATCTGATCTGCGCCAAGTACACCGGCGGGCGCGAGGACGCGAGCACTTTCGACGGCCTGCATCCGTTCAAGGCCGTGAACGACTTTTCGGAGCCGAACGAGGCGTATTTCGCCCGCTGCGATCGGATCATCCAGGTGGCGGCCAAGTACGACACACTCGTGATGCTCGATCCGGCCGAGACGGGGAGCTTTCTCGAAGTGATGCAGAAAAATGGAGCGGAAAAGTGCCGCGCGTACGGACGGTATCTTGGCAAGCGCTATAAGGACTTCGACAATCTGCTCTGGTTCCACGGCAACGATTACGTGCAAGACACGGCCGAGAACGATAAGCTGGCCATCGCGATCGCCCTGGGGATCAAGGATCTCGACGATCGGCATTTGCACACGATTGAGATCGACTGGAAGGGAAATTGGTCGACCTCGCTCGTCAACGAGCGCTGGGCGCCGCTGGTGGGCCTAAGCGCCGCCTACACTTACAAGCCCGTTTACCTGCCGCTGCTTGCGGACTACAACCGCAAGACTGAGCATCGCGTGCCGACGTTCATGGTCGAATCGAGCTACGAGTTCGAGAACGTCGCCCACATCAAGTTCGGCGACCCGCACCAGCTTCGCCTCGAGGAATACACCTCGAATCTCTGCGGCTCGACCGGGCAGCTCTACGGCAACAAATACACCTGGCCCTTTCTCGCCGGCTGGAAGGAGCAGCTCGACACGCCGGGCGCCGTGCAAATGAAGTACGTCCAATCTCTGTTCGAGCCGCGGGCATGGTACGACCTTGTGCCCGATCAGGAGCATAAGTTGCTGACCGAGGGATTCGGCAGGTTCGGCGAGTTCGACTACGCCGCCGCCGCGCGCACTCCAGACGGCCGGCTGGCGATGGCCTACATCCCCGACCGGCGAACGGTCACGGTCGATATGAGCCTTCTCGCGGGACCAACCATCGCCCGCTGGTACGACCCCGCCGCCGGCAAGTTCCACGACATCGCCGGCTCGCCGCTCGCAAACCGCGGCACGCACCAATTCACCACGCCCGGCGAAAACGCCGACGGCAAGGGAAACGAAGATTGGGTGCTGGTGCTGGAGGCCGAGAAGGCGAAGTGA
- a CDS encoding SEC-C metal-binding domain-containing protein produces MEILEQIWEWIGGFFGAIGSGIERSITSLFGSSNARYVRKLQPKVDAINALEPKFQSLTDEALRQQTVEFRNRLAAGETLEDLLIEAFAVCREAGRRFLGMRHYDVQLVGGMVLHSGSIAEMVTGEGKTLVATLPAYLNAIEGKGVHVVTVNDYLARRDMEWMGPLYMGLGLTVGAIQNSMDSAQRQKVYACDITYGTNNEFGFDYLRDNMRHAARDDDRYVKPLQQSQGPLHYAIIDEVDNILVDEARTPLIISGPAHDDVAKYAKADQLARQLVKDLHFEVKEKEHAVNLTDEGVRAAEKLAGVESFYTAGNMEWPHLIDNSLKAHHLYKRDVNYVVEDDGEVVIVDEFTGRKMPGRQWSDGLHQAVEAKEGVRIKEETQTLATITLQNFFKLYDKICGMTGTAMTEASEFWKIYKLDVIAIPTNKPLRRRNYPDVIFRSEREKFTAIADEIERINKWDALELTDGTEKLGTIAKEQPDAIDFQARDSRQRETIPRDKIKQLERRGRPVLVGTVSIEKSERMSALLEKRGIKHQVLNAKHHKREAEIVAQAGRKGAVTIATNMAGRGTDIILGGNPETMAWAQLQDKYPTRLDVPQAEWEALVNEIEQREQMKADGREVKEMGGLHIIGTERHEARRIDLQLRGRCGRQGDPGSSRFYLSLEDDLMRIFIGEWIANFLTRLGMQEGEAIENRMVSRRIEGAQKKVEERNFDQRKNLLEYDEVMDEQRKRVYGYRQRILNGANCKELILEMIDSQIEHHLDIFLDKQYGTETFAKWAGGLLSAELDPKQFAGIDFDAAIQHAKNEAERAAERQIFDAIEENLPEGEEDEELNWEALAKFSNTRWKTNYRDKDIKKIGRDQLAETLIQKARDAIEKVDLAEGAKFLIDDFGIRTACGWVQYKFGVALEPQEIRSLEPAPFKSLIREKGTAAYEEKEIEYPVMAGLYHFTTRDSSGQKRFDREKLVAWAKERFHVDLDLEDLKSKQREEVRALLIEQSRTNHRRADEMLAELRRRINELPDDVFDAKHGSNGDDPLASLTAWVRETVGYQARPGEFAELDREALKNRLSIVLEDHFRPEMRKMERTLVLEILDAAWKDHLLAMDHLRSAVGLRGWAQVDPKVEYKREGMRTFEQMWTSIGERVTDLIFRMEDLDPNFVGSTWKEATAVHEEAPSTTEMARQQQAAIDSSANGDQKIEPIRNRNPKVGRNDPCPCGSGKKYKNCHMRIKGPAG; encoded by the coding sequence ATGGAAATACTCGAACAGATTTGGGAATGGATCGGGGGCTTCTTTGGCGCCATCGGGAGCGGCATCGAGCGCTCGATCACTTCGTTGTTCGGCTCGTCGAATGCCCGCTATGTCCGCAAGCTTCAGCCGAAGGTGGACGCGATCAATGCGCTCGAGCCGAAATTCCAGTCGCTGACCGACGAGGCCCTGCGCCAGCAGACGGTCGAGTTCCGCAACCGGCTGGCTGCGGGCGAAACGCTCGAAGACTTGCTGATCGAGGCGTTTGCCGTCTGCCGCGAGGCCGGTCGCCGCTTTCTTGGCATGCGCCATTACGACGTGCAGCTCGTCGGCGGCATGGTGCTGCATAGCGGGTCGATTGCCGAAATGGTCACTGGCGAAGGGAAAACGCTCGTCGCCACACTGCCCGCATACCTCAACGCGATCGAAGGCAAAGGGGTCCACGTCGTCACGGTGAACGACTATCTGGCGCGCCGCGACATGGAATGGATGGGCCCGCTCTATATGGGGCTCGGGCTGACGGTCGGGGCGATTCAAAACAGCATGGACTCCGCCCAGCGGCAAAAGGTCTATGCCTGCGACATCACCTACGGCACGAACAACGAATTCGGCTTCGATTATCTTCGCGACAACATGCGCCACGCCGCCCGCGACGACGATCGCTATGTGAAGCCGTTGCAACAGTCGCAGGGTCCGCTGCATTACGCGATCATCGACGAGGTCGACAATATTTTGGTGGACGAGGCCCGCACGCCGCTGATCATCTCCGGCCCGGCCCACGACGACGTGGCCAAATACGCCAAGGCCGACCAGTTGGCAAGGCAGTTGGTCAAGGACCTGCATTTCGAGGTCAAGGAAAAGGAACACGCGGTCAATTTGACGGACGAAGGAGTTCGGGCGGCGGAAAAGCTGGCCGGCGTCGAGAGCTTCTACACGGCCGGCAACATGGAATGGCCCCATCTGATCGACAATTCGCTAAAAGCCCATCATCTCTACAAGCGCGACGTGAATTATGTGGTCGAGGACGACGGGGAAGTCGTGATCGTCGATGAATTCACGGGCCGCAAGATGCCCGGCCGGCAATGGAGCGACGGCCTGCACCAGGCGGTCGAGGCCAAGGAAGGGGTGCGGATCAAGGAAGAAACGCAAACGCTCGCCACGATCACGCTGCAAAACTTTTTCAAGCTCTACGACAAGATTTGCGGGATGACGGGCACGGCCATGACCGAGGCCTCCGAGTTCTGGAAGATCTACAAGCTCGACGTGATCGCCATTCCCACCAACAAACCGCTCCGCCGGCGCAACTACCCGGACGTGATTTTCCGCAGCGAACGCGAAAAATTCACCGCCATCGCCGACGAAATCGAGCGGATCAACAAGTGGGACGCGCTCGAGCTGACCGACGGCACGGAAAAGCTCGGCACGATCGCCAAGGAGCAGCCCGACGCGATCGACTTCCAGGCCAGAGATAGCCGCCAGCGCGAGACGATCCCCCGCGACAAGATCAAGCAGCTCGAGCGCCGCGGCCGCCCGGTGCTGGTCGGCACGGTGTCGATCGAGAAGAGCGAGCGGATGTCGGCCCTGCTCGAAAAGCGCGGGATCAAGCATCAGGTGCTCAATGCCAAGCATCACAAACGCGAGGCGGAGATCGTCGCCCAGGCCGGCCGTAAGGGGGCCGTGACGATCGCCACGAACATGGCCGGCCGCGGCACCGACATCATCCTCGGCGGCAATCCCGAGACGATGGCCTGGGCCCAATTGCAAGACAAGTATCCGACGCGCCTCGACGTGCCGCAGGCGGAATGGGAAGCGCTCGTCAACGAGATCGAGCAGCGCGAGCAGATGAAGGCCGACGGGCGCGAAGTGAAGGAGATGGGGGGCCTGCACATCATCGGCACCGAGCGGCACGAAGCCCGCCGCATCGACCTCCAGTTGCGCGGCCGCTGCGGTCGACAGGGAGACCCCGGCAGCAGCCGGTTCTATCTGTCGCTAGAAGATGACCTGATGCGAATCTTCATCGGCGAATGGATCGCAAACTTTCTTACTCGTCTCGGCATGCAAGAAGGAGAGGCGATCGAGAACCGCATGGTCAGCCGCCGCATCGAGGGCGCGCAGAAAAAGGTCGAGGAGCGAAACTTCGACCAACGCAAGAACCTGCTCGAATACGACGAGGTGATGGACGAGCAGCGCAAGCGCGTTTACGGCTATCGCCAACGCATCCTCAACGGAGCGAACTGCAAGGAATTGATCCTCGAGATGATCGACAGCCAAATCGAGCATCATCTCGATATTTTCCTTGACAAGCAGTACGGCACGGAGACATTCGCCAAATGGGCTGGTGGATTGCTCTCGGCCGAGCTGGATCCCAAACAGTTTGCCGGGATCGACTTCGACGCCGCCATCCAGCATGCGAAGAACGAAGCGGAGCGGGCCGCGGAGCGCCAGATCTTCGACGCCATCGAAGAGAACCTTCCCGAAGGGGAGGAAGACGAGGAATTGAATTGGGAAGCTCTGGCCAAGTTCTCCAACACCCGTTGGAAAACGAACTATCGCGATAAAGACATCAAGAAGATCGGCCGCGATCAACTCGCCGAAACGCTGATCCAGAAGGCCCGCGACGCGATTGAAAAGGTCGATCTCGCCGAAGGGGCCAAGTTCTTGATCGACGATTTCGGCATCCGCACGGCCTGCGGCTGGGTGCAATACAAATTCGGCGTGGCGCTCGAACCGCAGGAGATCCGCTCGCTCGAGCCAGCCCCGTTCAAGAGCTTGATTCGCGAAAAGGGGACCGCCGCCTACGAAGAGAAGGAAATTGAATACCCGGTCATGGCGGGACTGTATCACTTCACCACCCGCGACTCGAGCGGGCAGAAGCGGTTCGACCGCGAGAAGCTCGTGGCCTGGGCCAAAGAGCGGTTCCATGTCGATCTCGACCTCGAAGACCTGAAGAGCAAGCAGCGCGAGGAGGTTCGCGCCCTGTTGATCGAGCAGAGCCGCACCAACCACCGCCGCGCCGATGAAATGCTGGCCGAGCTGCGGCGACGGATCAATGAATTGCCGGACGACGTGTTCGACGCCAAGCACGGGTCCAACGGCGACGATCCGCTGGCTTCGCTCACCGCGTGGGTGCGTGAAACGGTCGGTTATCAAGCCAGGCCAGGGGAATTCGCCGAGCTGGATCGCGAAGCGCTCAAGAATCGGCTGTCGATAGTATTGGAAGACCACTTCCGCCCTGAAATGCGGAAGATGGAGCGGACGCTAGTGCTCGAGATTCTCGATGCCGCCTGGAAAGACCATTTGCTGGCGATGGATCACCTCCGCTCCGCGGTTGGACTGCGCGGCTGGGCGCAAGTCGATCCGAAGGTGGAATACAAGCGAGAAGGGATGCGCACCTTCGAGCAGATGTGGACGAGCATCGGCGAGCGAGTCACCGACCTGATCTTTCGGATGGAAGACCTCGATCCGAATTTCGTCGGCTCGACCTGGAAGGAAGCCACGGCCGTCCATGAGGAAGCCCCCTCGACCACCGAGATGGCCCGCCAGCAGCAGGCCGCCATCGACTCGTCGGCCAACGGCGATCAAAAGATCGAACCGATCCGCAATCGCAATCCAAAGGTCGGCCGCAACGACCCCTGCCCGTGCGGCAGCGGAAAGAAATACAAGAACTGCCACATGAGGATCAAGGGGCCTGCCGGATAG
- a CDS encoding 3-deoxy-D-manno-octulosonic acid transferase codes for MSYLLNVLYLGVLALASPWLLWQGIRKGKYRDGFAAKFLGQVPRRESDRPGIWFHAVSVGEVNLLATLLARIAARRPDCECLISTTTMTGYALARKKYPELTVFYCPLDFTWAVRRAVARIRPTLLVLAELELWPNLVRLSHAAGVKVAIVNGRLSERSFRGYQFCRWLVRPLLERIDYIGAQNQEYAERFTALGARSQTVLVTGSIKFDGAETDRHNPATERLRALAGFALDDIVFLAGSTQDPEESLALAAFRELAPAHPRLQLVLVPRHPDRFAAVAALLDASGIAWQRCTDMDTAPRDPAARVLLIDAVGELGAWWGTADIGFVGGSLSNRGGQNMIEPAAYGVAVSFGPNTQNFRDIVAALLAERAAIVVQNGAELTAYVRRALAEPHFAAELGHRAKAFVARQLGATETTLAALLLLLGNARATIPADRSAA; via the coding sequence GTGTCGTATCTGTTGAACGTCCTCTATCTCGGGGTGCTCGCGCTCGCCTCGCCCTGGTTGCTCTGGCAGGGGATTCGCAAGGGGAAATACCGCGATGGCTTCGCCGCCAAGTTTTTGGGGCAAGTGCCGCGGCGCGAATCGGACCGCCCCGGCATTTGGTTTCACGCGGTGAGCGTCGGCGAGGTGAATCTGCTGGCCACGCTGTTGGCCCGGATCGCCGCGCGGCGGCCGGATTGCGAGTGCCTGATCTCGACGACGACGATGACCGGCTACGCGCTGGCGCGCAAGAAATATCCCGAGTTGACGGTGTTCTACTGCCCGCTCGATTTCACCTGGGCGGTGCGCCGAGCGGTCGCCCGCATTCGGCCGACCTTGCTGGTGCTGGCCGAGCTGGAATTGTGGCCGAACTTGGTTCGCCTGTCGCATGCGGCGGGAGTGAAAGTGGCGATCGTGAACGGCCGGTTGAGTGAGCGCAGCTTCCGCGGCTATCAATTCTGCCGCTGGCTCGTCCGGCCGCTGCTCGAACGAATCGACTATATCGGCGCGCAGAATCAAGAATATGCCGAGCGGTTCACTGCGCTCGGCGCTCGTTCCCAAACCGTTCTCGTCACCGGCTCTATAAAATTCGACGGCGCCGAGACCGATCGGCACAATCCGGCGACGGAGCGGCTGCGAGCGCTGGCGGGCTTCGCGCTGGATGACATCGTCTTCCTCGCCGGCAGCACTCAGGATCCCGAGGAATCGCTCGCGTTGGCCGCGTTCCGCGAATTGGCGCCCGCGCATCCGCGATTACAGCTCGTGCTGGTGCCGCGGCATCCCGATCGATTCGCAGCGGTTGCCGCGCTGCTCGACGCCTCGGGCATTGCATGGCAGCGATGCACCGACATGGACACCGCCCCGCGCGATCCAGCGGCTCGGGTGCTGCTGATCGATGCCGTCGGCGAACTCGGCGCTTGGTGGGGGACGGCCGACATCGGCTTCGTCGGCGGCAGTCTCTCCAATCGCGGCGGACAAAACATGATCGAGCCGGCCGCCTACGGCGTGGCCGTCTCGTTCGGCCCGAATACGCAGAACTTCCGCGACATCGTCGCCGCGCTGCTCGCCGAACGGGCCGCCATCGTCGTCCAAAATGGCGCCGAACTGACGGCCTACGTTCGCCGCGCGCTCGCGGAACCGCACTTTGCCGCTGAACTCGGCCATCGGGCCAAGGCGTTCGTCGCGCGGCAGTTGGGAGCAACGGAGACCACTTTGGCCGCTCTTTTGTTGCTCTTGGGAAATGCGCGGGCGACGATCCCGGCTGATCGCTCGGCAGCCTAG